One window of Hymenobacter sp. BRD128 genomic DNA carries:
- a CDS encoding FAD/NAD(P)-binding protein, producing the protein MPLAAPYTVTIIGGGFAGAALALHLTRQAGPLPIEVALVEPRPAPGPGLAYSAPWPELLLNVRLRNLSVWPEEPAHFAHWLARQPEAAGGVPEFAPRATYGRYLAEQLAAVLASPAANGVRIRHYPTEALAAPLLPDGRRAVQLADGRTLASHATVLALGNFPPPPPTGPDHRYRHHPGYHADPWAPGTLARIGPDEPVVLIGAGLTAVDMLLALHAQGHRAPVQVVARRGHWPAAHGPADAPAYLTFYPELAAETTVAGTLRQLRRHVALAAAQGIDWRAVVDALRPDLSLIWAGWPLAEQARFLRHLAGRWARVRHRMAPGHSALLAELTASGQLQTLAGRAVEILPAGHLLRVGVAQAGQPQQWLIAPHVVCCAGPLLDYSRIEVPLVAQLRADGCLVPDTLQLGISTDASGALLGPTGQPSAGGLFTLGASRRPAYFESTAVPELRQQAAALAEVLAQRYRAPQP; encoded by the coding sequence ATGCCCTTGGCTGCTCCCTACACGGTCACGATTATTGGCGGCGGCTTTGCGGGCGCGGCGCTGGCGCTGCACCTCACGCGGCAGGCCGGCCCACTGCCGATTGAAGTAGCCTTGGTAGAGCCGCGCCCCGCGCCCGGCCCCGGCCTGGCTTACTCAGCACCCTGGCCCGAGCTGCTGCTCAATGTGCGGCTGCGCAACCTGAGCGTGTGGCCCGAGGAGCCCGCGCATTTTGCCCACTGGCTAGCCCGGCAGCCCGAAGCCGCCGGCGGCGTACCCGAGTTTGCGCCCCGCGCCACCTACGGCCGCTACCTGGCTGAGCAGCTAGCCGCCGTACTGGCTAGCCCGGCGGCCAATGGCGTGCGTATCAGGCACTACCCCACGGAGGCGCTGGCGGCACCGCTGCTGCCCGATGGCCGCCGCGCCGTGCAGCTCGCCGATGGCCGCACCCTGGCTAGCCACGCCACGGTGCTGGCGCTCGGCAATTTTCCGCCGCCCCCACCCACCGGGCCCGACCACCGCTACCGGCACCACCCCGGCTACCACGCCGACCCCTGGGCACCCGGCACGCTGGCCCGCATCGGCCCCGATGAGCCGGTAGTACTTATCGGCGCGGGCCTCACGGCCGTGGATATGCTGCTGGCCCTGCACGCCCAGGGCCACCGCGCCCCGGTGCAGGTAGTAGCCCGGCGCGGCCACTGGCCCGCCGCCCACGGCCCGGCCGACGCGCCGGCTTATCTTACTTTTTACCCTGAACTGGCGGCCGAAACTACGGTGGCCGGTACCCTCCGCCAGCTGCGCCGCCACGTGGCCCTGGCGGCGGCGCAGGGCATCGACTGGCGGGCCGTTGTTGATGCCCTGCGGCCCGACCTGAGTCTTATTTGGGCGGGCTGGCCGCTGGCCGAGCAAGCGCGGTTTCTGCGGCACCTGGCGGGGCGCTGGGCCCGGGTGCGGCACCGCATGGCGCCGGGCCACTCGGCTTTGCTAGCCGAGCTGACGGCTAGCGGGCAGCTGCAAACCCTGGCGGGGCGCGCCGTGGAGATTTTACCCGCCGGGCACCTGCTGCGCGTGGGCGTGGCGCAGGCTGGGCAGCCCCAGCAGTGGCTGATAGCGCCGCACGTCGTTTGCTGCGCCGGGCCGCTGCTCGATTATAGCCGCATCGAGGTGCCGTTGGTGGCGCAGCTGCGCGCCGATGGCTGCCTCGTGCCCGATACGCTGCAACTGGGCATTAGCACCGATGCTAGCGGCGCCCTGCTGGGGCCCACCGGGCAGCCCAGCGCGGGCGGCTTGTTCACGCTGGGGGCTAGCCGGCGGCCGGCGTACTTTGAATCGACGGCCGTGCCCGAGCTACGGCAGCAGGCTGCCGCCCTGGCCGAGGTGCTCGCGCAGCGCTACCGCGCCCCGCAGCCCTAA
- the tsaB gene encoding tRNA (adenosine(37)-N6)-threonylcarbamoyltransferase complex dimerization subunit type 1 TsaB has product MSMLLLSLETSSPICAVALHHIPDGRLLGQSELRLEKSHSTHLTVLIEQLISNAGYVLTDLGAVAVSDGPGSYTGLRIGAAAAKGLCFALDIPLLAVGTLPALAHQVAARTPRADAYLYAPMLDARRQEVYTALYRADGTEVLAPTNLILDAGALAEHLAHSPLLCFGSGAAKFQALAGDQTNTLFLPDVQPSAVSTGELALAAYHRQQFQDVAYYEPFYLKEVYTTTPKSVSK; this is encoded by the coding sequence ATGTCCATGCTCCTGCTTTCGCTCGAAACCTCGTCGCCCATCTGCGCCGTGGCCCTGCACCACATTCCCGACGGCCGCCTGCTCGGCCAGTCCGAACTGCGCCTCGAAAAGTCGCACTCCACCCACCTCACCGTGCTCATCGAGCAGCTGATTAGTAATGCCGGCTACGTCCTCACCGACCTCGGGGCCGTGGCCGTGAGCGATGGCCCTGGCTCCTACACCGGCCTGCGCATTGGGGCTGCTGCCGCCAAGGGCCTGTGTTTTGCCCTCGATATTCCGCTGCTGGCCGTGGGCACGCTGCCCGCGCTAGCCCACCAGGTGGCCGCCCGCACGCCCCGCGCCGACGCCTACCTCTACGCGCCCATGCTCGACGCCCGCCGCCAGGAGGTGTACACCGCCCTCTACCGCGCCGATGGCACCGAGGTGCTGGCGCCCACCAATCTCATTCTCGACGCCGGGGCGCTGGCCGAACATTTGGCCCACTCGCCGCTGTTATGCTTTGGCTCGGGCGCGGCCAAGTTTCAAGCCTTGGCCGGTGACCAGACTAATACGCTTTTTCTACCCGACGTGCAGCCCTCGGCCGTGAGCACCGGCGAGCTGGCCCTGGCGGCTTACCATCGCCAGCAGTTTCAGGATGTGGCTTACTATGAGCCGTTCTACCTGAAGGAAGTGTACACAACCACGCCGAAGTCAGTAAGCAAGTAG
- a CDS encoding DUF2480 family protein, which produces MEPLFVNRVAASGLVTLNLEEYIHPGDRVVYDIKDNLFHGLMLREKDFREFVKTHDWAQYDGQNVAIICSADAIVPTWAYMLLASKLQGHAHRYVFGNLEALEQSLFEDAIASLNPTDYQDAKLVIKGCGDKPVPTFAYVAIMQRLLPVAASMMYGEPCSTVPLYKKPKAAATVAEG; this is translated from the coding sequence ATGGAACCGCTTTTCGTCAACCGGGTGGCCGCCAGCGGCCTCGTTACACTTAATCTGGAGGAATATATTCACCCCGGCGACCGGGTGGTGTACGATATCAAGGACAACCTCTTCCACGGCCTGATGCTGCGCGAAAAGGACTTCCGCGAGTTTGTGAAAACCCACGACTGGGCGCAGTACGACGGCCAGAACGTGGCGATTATCTGCTCGGCCGATGCCATTGTGCCCACTTGGGCCTACATGCTGCTGGCTAGCAAGCTGCAAGGCCACGCCCACCGCTACGTGTTTGGTAATCTCGAAGCCCTGGAGCAGTCGCTGTTTGAGGACGCCATCGCTAGCCTCAATCCGACTGATTATCAAGATGCCAAGCTGGTCATCAAAGGCTGCGGCGACAAGCCGGTACCCACGTTTGCCTACGTGGCCATCATGCAGCGGCTGCTGCCGGTGGCGGCCAGCATGATGTATGGCGAGCCGTGCAGCACCGTGCCGCTCTATAAAAAGCCCAAGGCCGCCGCGACCGTAGCCGAAGGGTAA
- a CDS encoding APC family permease, whose protein sequence is MPDSPSSYKINFRAGTAIVIASMVGTGVFTSLGFQVLGIQSGFALLMLWAVGGLIALCGAVSYGELAAAMPRSGGEYHYLSQIYHPALGFLSGWVSATVGFAAPTALAALALARYSQGVWPELATPLGAGSAYTWATVLAVAVVLGLALVHGRSTRAGSRLQVVITTVKVLILVAFIGAGLVLGKPQPLTFAPDAAGWRALLSPTFAVSLVYVSYAYSGWNAAVYLTGEIERPQRNLSRILLTGTAAVLLLYVGLNYVFLRATPLAVLKGQLEVGYLAASWVFGPALGRLMGGVIAALLVSTISAMIFAGPRIVQTMGEDLPALGWLAGRSRAGIPVRALLLQVAITLVFILKPDFQAVLVYAGFVLNLFTFLTVLGVFVLRWRQPELPRPYRAWGYPVTPLLFLALSAWTLVFIIKDKPTESLYGFYTVASGLLLYFAAQKLRPAVRPT, encoded by the coding sequence ATGCCTGACTCTCCCAGTTCTTATAAAATAAATTTTCGCGCCGGCACCGCCATCGTCATCGCCAGTATGGTGGGTACCGGGGTTTTTACCAGCCTGGGTTTTCAGGTACTGGGCATCCAGAGCGGCTTTGCGCTGCTGATGCTGTGGGCGGTGGGCGGCCTCATTGCGCTGTGCGGCGCCGTGAGCTACGGCGAGCTGGCCGCCGCCATGCCGCGCTCGGGCGGCGAGTACCATTACCTGAGCCAGATTTATCACCCGGCGCTGGGGTTTTTGTCGGGTTGGGTGTCGGCCACGGTGGGCTTTGCCGCGCCCACGGCTTTGGCCGCGCTGGCGCTGGCCCGCTACTCCCAGGGCGTGTGGCCGGAGCTAGCCACGCCGCTCGGCGCGGGCAGCGCCTACACGTGGGCCACCGTGCTGGCCGTGGCCGTTGTGCTGGGGCTAGCCCTGGTGCACGGGCGCAGCACCCGCGCCGGCAGCCGCTTGCAGGTAGTCATTACCACCGTTAAAGTGCTGATACTCGTGGCATTTATTGGGGCTGGCCTGGTGTTGGGTAAGCCCCAGCCACTGACGTTTGCGCCCGATGCGGCGGGTTGGCGCGCCTTGCTCAGCCCCACATTTGCCGTGTCGCTGGTCTACGTCAGCTACGCCTACTCGGGCTGGAATGCGGCCGTGTACCTGACCGGTGAAATCGAGCGCCCGCAGCGCAATCTTTCGCGCATTCTGCTCACGGGCACGGCCGCCGTGCTGCTGCTGTACGTGGGGCTGAACTACGTTTTTCTGCGAGCCACGCCGCTGGCCGTGCTCAAGGGCCAGCTCGAAGTGGGCTATCTGGCGGCCAGCTGGGTGTTTGGCCCGGCGCTGGGCCGGCTCATGGGCGGCGTCATTGCGGCGCTGCTGGTGTCTACCATCAGCGCCATGATTTTTGCCGGTCCGCGCATCGTACAAACGATGGGGGAGGACCTACCCGCCCTGGGCTGGCTAGCCGGCCGCAGCCGGGCGGGTATTCCGGTGCGGGCGCTGCTGCTGCAAGTGGCTATTACCCTGGTATTTATTCTGAAACCTGATTTTCAGGCCGTATTGGTTTACGCGGGCTTCGTACTCAATTTATTCACGTTTCTGACCGTGCTGGGGGTGTTTGTGCTGCGCTGGCGGCAGCCCGAGCTGCCCCGCCCGTACCGGGCCTGGGGCTACCCGGTTACGCCGCTGCTTTTCCTGGCCCTCAGCGCCTGGACTTTGGTATTTATTATCAAGGACAAGCCGACCGAGTCGCTCTACGGGTTTTACACCGTGGCCAGCGGCTTGCTCCTTTACTTTGCGGCGCAAAAGCTGCGCCCGGCCGTTCGGCCTACCTAG
- a CDS encoding serine hydrolase: protein MKFILVALLLISISAQAQTNQYPDSPLLDSLLHTNPALARVLSHPEAYQLQLIYTQINRDAHNVPHFTPHTYHLNPRQYFNPASLVKLPVALLALEKLHTLPAPIDRSTIMSTGVAGRCQTPVPFAAPADSDRLATVGNYIKRMLLVSDNLAYNRLYEFLGQKAINDRLQQLGYTGSRIVRRFAPCDTAANRTTNPIAFHTLNGDTIYKQPAQTNPRTPAPPLGPVFAGRAYKVGDRLVRRPYEFTTANNLPLPDITALLQTALFPAPLLATQRPQLTPTDHAFLRQYLHLTPHASYFTAYATPKYFDAYKKYLYYGRLPEAQPQSGLRIFNIVGMSHGYLADVAYFADSLHQSEFLLSAVLYVNQDGIINDANYEYDTIGEPFLAQLGQLFYQYEARRPRQYRPDLTLFFEKYL, encoded by the coding sequence ATGAAGTTTATCCTAGTCGCGCTGCTGCTAATTTCCATCTCTGCCCAAGCGCAAACCAATCAGTATCCTGATTCCCCTCTCCTCGACAGTCTTCTCCACACTAATCCGGCCCTGGCTAGGGTACTCAGCCATCCCGAAGCCTACCAGCTCCAGCTTATTTACACCCAAATAAACCGTGACGCCCACAACGTCCCACATTTTACCCCGCACACCTACCACCTCAATCCCCGTCAGTATTTCAATCCCGCTAGCCTCGTTAAGCTTCCCGTGGCGCTGCTAGCGCTCGAAAAACTTCACACGCTGCCCGCACCTATTGATAGGAGCACCATTATGTCTACAGGAGTTGCGGGGCGCTGCCAAACGCCCGTCCCCTTCGCTGCCCCCGCCGATTCCGACCGCCTAGCCACCGTCGGCAATTATATCAAGCGCATGCTCCTGGTCAGCGATAACTTGGCTTATAACCGCCTGTATGAGTTTTTAGGTCAGAAAGCAATCAACGACCGTCTCCAACAGCTAGGCTACACTGGCAGCCGCATCGTGCGCCGTTTCGCCCCCTGCGATACCGCCGCCAACCGCACTACCAATCCCATTGCTTTCCACACGCTTAATGGCGATACTATCTACAAGCAGCCGGCCCAAACTAACCCCCGCACCCCCGCACCCCCGCTAGGGCCCGTATTTGCCGGCCGCGCCTACAAAGTCGGCGACCGCCTCGTCCGGCGTCCCTACGAGTTCACTACTGCCAACAATCTCCCCCTGCCCGACATTACGGCCCTGCTCCAAACTGCCCTTTTCCCCGCGCCCCTCCTTGCCACCCAACGCCCGCAACTTACGCCCACCGACCACGCCTTTCTCCGCCAATACCTGCACCTCACACCGCACGCCAGCTATTTTACCGCCTATGCCACCCCCAAATACTTCGATGCCTACAAAAAATACCTCTATTACGGTCGCCTCCCCGAAGCCCAGCCCCAATCCGGCCTCCGCATCTTTAATATCGTGGGCATGTCGCACGGCTATCTCGCCGATGTTGCCTACTTCGCCGATTCCCTCCACCAGTCCGAATTCCTACTGAGCGCCGTCCTCTACGTCAACCAAGACGGCATTATCAACGATGCCAACTACGAATACGACACCATCGGAGAGCCCTTCCTAGCTCAGCTAGGCCAGCTTTTCTACCAATACGAAGCTCGCCGCCCCCGCCAATACCGCCCCGACCTCACCCTTTTCTTCGAAAAATATCTCTAG